The window GTCCAGAATATATGACTCTCAAAAGACTTTCAAGGGAAATATGGCGAAAATGAAAGCCACAGAGACtgatatacatatacatatatatatatatatatatatatatatatatatatacacatactggTGTTTAGTCAGGAGTTTGTCTCTGGTAATgtaaaaactcttaaaatgtcacaaaaatatataaataggCCTAAATAGCACATCTGTACATAGCTctgtaattatttcattatttaattaaatctaAAAAGGTACCAAACAAAGTTACAAGCCAAGAGTCGCCAGTGAAGatatttcttaattttaaaTATTCCAAAAGTTTAAAAGGTTAATTATGAGAGGCATCTCACTTAATGGCTCAGAAAAAAGGGCACACTTTGTTGCTGTACTATAACTCAGAAGGCTGTAGCCTTTTGACATTAAAAGGTCAATAGTGCCGCAGTACAATgccctgtctctgtctgtgttgatTCAACGATACActcattttttcctcctcctttctgcCAAGAGGTAAACAAGGAAATAAGCACTTCTTGTTCCATGACTAAGAACAGGACCTCACCTGAAAATcctgcagcagcacagactACCAGCAGGTAGGAAAATTCAGAAAGAGCTCAGTTGAAACTCTGGGGAGAACCTGAGCCACCAGCTGGACCTCGTTTATTAATCAGTGTGTGACTGGTTGGACAATTAGCCTCATTATTTGTGTGCCATTAAGTTGTGGCAGTCACAAGTCTTTGTACCaataagtaattaattaattatgacCACAGACAAAAAGTAGGTGAAAAGTGAATGTTGATTACTTTAAAAATGGCAGTATGCTACTGATAGGCGTTCACATCTAGGTGCTGAGTCCAAATGTAGGTACTTTACCCAGGAAATGCAACAGATGAGACACTGCATATGTTGTTTTAGTATTAACGTGTGTATAAAACTGTACTATAACTTGTGTCGAGGTAAATGTACATCTGTGTGTTACATGAGCAACATAGCAAACCTTATCTTCATCTTTCTAGTGCAAGATAAACATTTTTGCTCAGCTAAAACTGTTTTACAATAATGctccaacaaaacaaaatctgaacaaATCACATTATAGCCTAagcaaaatatattattaagCCATTTTGCATTGAAAATGTACAGTAGGCAGttcattaaattaaagaaaaagaattgAGACTCTACAAATCTTTTCTAGACatgttaaaacataaatatacttttttttgtcagcttcattaaaaaaactgtgATGTTGAATCCTCATGTTGCTGGTGAGGTCTGAGCAGGCGGACAGCGCCAATCTTGAGCGCAGGTATCCGATGCAGCCACAGGGTGGCGATAAAGGACATAGTCTCCAGGGTGTTCAGAGTAAAGAGGCAACAGTCCTGCAAAAAAAGGGGACCATTAGTGAACTGAACACTAAACCAGCTATAATATCATGTGTCAATGTGTAGTGAGAAGTGAAGTTACTGAAAGATGGTCCCAGTCAGCTCATCAACAAAACCGCCTGAAAAAAGCAATACATTCAAAAGTTACAACATGTCAAAATTCACTGAATATATAGTAGGAAATTGGTATAAAGACAGTATGAATCATTTGCACAAATATCTACCTGGTGTGCAAATTGTGTCACACAGTATAGGGCAGAGGTAGCAGGATGAGCATTCCTGGAAGACAGAAAACGGTTCACATGAGGAGGCCGCTCTACTTGTTCCACTGTTAATGtgtattatttacaatatttggGGGAAACAGAAGATGCTCTTACTTCGCAGTGCTCACAGTGATCCGactcatcttcctcctcacaGGGGCACTTGTCACAGTTAGTGGAACAGTGCTAACAGAGAGAAGGGACACATAATGTGGCAGTTGTGTTTGTTAATTCATGTAGTACCAGTGTGATTGAAGCAAAGTGAGACTTCCAAATAAACAATGAAGACGAAAAAGTTGTGAAAGTAGGTTATCACTCTTAAAGGGCAGCAAATCATCAAGAACTAAATGAGACATAGTGGTAACTTTTAGACAGTTTATGAGGGTTCATTTTGAAGTTGGGAGTCACTTGATAGTTGAAAACATTACAtagttgatttattttttacctcACAGATGGAGCAAACACTACATAAAGAGCCAGAGCGGAAGTGCTGCATGTCATCAACGGCCTCCTCCTCACTTATGTCGCCACTTTCAGGttcatctgtaaaaaaaaaaaaaaaaaaaatcaatcatcagaatcatttaaaaatgaagcTTCTGTTTAATGTAAAACTTCCCTTGACCCACATGGAATtctattgtttgtgtttgtagacACAAAAACACTACAGTCATGGTTTTTCAGGCAATGATAAAAGCTACCTACATGTAATTATTGCATGTGATGCAGATGTGAGTAGGGCAGCCTTTAAGTGAGAAGGCCAAATGCACAGATGTGTAACCAGAGTGAGAGGAAAGGTCAAAATGAGTAAATTATCACCACAACAAATCAGCAGTAATCACATCGTGCAGGCTGCTTATTCAGTCAGTTAACAATCAGTTAAGAAGCATTGTGTAATTTTCCTATTTTCTTTAGTGCCGCCATTTGTGTTCAGAATATTGCTTCTATCTGAATGTTTTACCCATTGTAAACGCCTCAACAGTACCGGTTTTGGGGTCTCAAAATAGTCCTGCTGGTTCAACAAAAGGCATGGATGGTTTCGAGTGCTTGGTGCCAGCGACCGCACAGATAAGCCGGTTTATTTTAGAACTAATATGTGTGGCGGCGTTCCTACTGTAGCTGGACAGGAGACAGGATTCATAGGGTTCAGAAAAGTAcctgtttgtcatgttttatattgaatCACTGTGTAGATACTTTAGTAATTTGATAAcccaaaaaattaaaagaaatgctaccttcatcttcctcatcttcagCTATATCAGCATCTTCTGCCTCTTCCTCGGCATCCTCCTGCTCTTCATcagcttcctcctctcctccagctgcctcatcatcctcttcagaggcctcctcttcttcctcctcagttgtctcctcgtcctcctctgcctcctcattTTCAGCTGTGGCCTCTGCTTCCTCATcagcatcctcctcctcctcatcttcctctgttGCTTCTGCCTCATcagcctcctcttcttcttcttcttcttcagcagcgtgctcctcctcttcctcatcagcACTCTCTTCCTCATcagcagcttcttcttcttcttctgcctcttcctcatcctcagaggcctcttcctcttcttcttcctctaccgcctcctcctcctcagcctcatCTTCCTCGgcagcttcctcctcctccgcttCCTCATCAGCActctcctctacctcctcctcttcttcttctgcctcctcctcaGCATCCTCATCCACCTGAGCagtctcctctgcctcctcctcttcctcggcCTCCTCAGCAgtctcctctgcctcttcctcctcctcagcagtctcctcttcctcctcctcagtagtctcctcttcttcctcctcagcctCCCTGTCTTCCTCTTCCACTTCCTGTTCATCACTTTCAGCCTCATCATCTGATTCTTCCTTCGCTCCCCCCTCTGCTACCTCTTCTTCGCCTGCGCCATCATCACCCTCAGCATTTTCGGTCTCTTCTGCTGCGGCCTCCTCCACAATTCTGGCGTGGACATCTTCCTCTGCGTTGGCCACGTCCTGGGCACTCACTACACCAGAAAGTGGGGCCTGGGATGGGCACAGTAGCACCAGCAGGAGCCCCACCATCCAGCCTTTTACAGGTGCCATCTTGGAAGACTTACACAGCTCTGCTAAGTTACAAATCCTCACTGGATGAGTGGTTCTACCctgtttttccaccaaaaaccAAGACAATCGTTGGGTTTTCAACACTTAAAAGAGCAATTAATCCACAGAAGAGGCTTCTGTTTTGGGAGGTCTTGAATGCGACTCAGGGATCAGGTTGTTGCTCCAGTCAGTGACAGAGCAGTGTGCCAGCCTTGTGCTACACAGAGGACACAGTGGAAACACAACTGGGGGTGTGGTGCATGAGTGACAGAGGCACATGTCCGGGAAGAATGCTCCTGATGCCCTTAACCCAGTGTGTTAGAGAGGTGGGCGTGTGTGTATGGCATGACATGGGGAGGGGGTTTCACTGCAAGAGGGTGGGGAAAAGCAGGGTCGAAGAACATATGGAAATGAGAGGGAGGGGGAAGTTCAGTTACTGACATTAAATAATTCAAGTTAAAGGTGAAATTTTATTGTCATAGTGCCAAACTTGTTACACTTTATATATTATTGTTGTAAACAGGTACATATATACATGtcatatataaacatttatgtcCACACTTGTATGTTTGAACTtgttttataaacatttatgtaACTGCGACTGCAAAGTGGTCACATAACTGTCCATCCAAGAACAGAGAAGAAATTATCCAATAAAAACTTGAgtcacatgaaaaagaaaatctaattGACAACTCAACAGCAAAGAGGCTATAAATGAGACACATAAAGAAAAGCACATGGTATCCTCACATTCCCacactttgatttttgctgtttattcTTAGCCAACTAAAGTTGTTGGAAGTGTAATCAAGTGCATGACACATTCCTTGTTtcgctctctctttttccttttttgatttaattcaatttaacaTTAAACAGAGTTACAAAAATCACAACCTATAACCTTTGTTGCCTACCCTCATATACCATCTGGAACAGcttaagaaagaaaaacaagaggaaaaaatatataaataatagtaataataatgatggaaaaaaacaaaacaacccaaaaaaaacatcaaatgtgagAATATATCATATCACAGAACCCCATACTTTTTGTATCTTAATCTACCTGGCCTTCAAGACTGGATATGCCCACAATCCTACTGCACATTTGAATGCAGACTCATGTGAACAAAGGCCTCACAGGAAGTAAATATTATAATGCAAAATTTTATGAACACCTTGCAGTTTAAGGTAAGGCACCCATTAACATACTGCTTATAAAATGACTGCTGGGTTAAGCTTAACATGTCTCTGACACAGACTCAACAGTGTTTCCTTCACTATATTGGCTTGCCAGTCCCAAAGCAGAGGAGCACATGTCAGAATGATGTATGGAATGGATGTAAATAGACAGAAATGGAGATGATGGCGGTCTACACATGTGCAGTGTGTTAAGATGCAGACTTGGGCAGCTGACATTCCTGAGAAATACTTTATATTTGAGGTACAGATACAGGATTTTTAATATGAAGTGGGGAGCAGGAGGTGTTTGCAGTTAGGATTAGCAGCATTGCAGTAAAATTAGgacaaattacattaaaatgactGAGATACAGAGTGAGGCACACATGCTGACTCACATGGATACATGTTTTCACATGCAGCCGTCATGCAGGGACATGACAGTGAGGCAGAAAGTGATGACACCGCCTCTCTCAGTGTGAGCCGCGGGTACGATTGACAGGAGGCCCCAGCTGGCTATTTACAGTAAAGGCTCCTTCAATAGCTCTGCTCCACTATGTGACCTTCAATAGAGCTTTGGCATACTGAAACTCAGCACCATTGGACACCTTTCACACTCTCCATacccccttctctctccctcattcccatgttttagtcacatttactgttcagttttatttcatgtctttgaATCAAGTTATCACCTGCTTTACACTTTGGTGTCTTTTTTCTCTAGGTAATGTTACTCTTGACAGCACAGCTCCATTCATCATTTCTTTCTTGCCTTCAGTATTTTAAGTAtgttaaaagagagaaagggactGACACCTGAGAATACTGATTATATCTTATTGTACATGCAAACTCGTGATTCAAGATGTGAATCAACACCAGGAATCCAGTcattatatagtatatataatttaattaatagATTAAAATGATAGAAACCCAAATACATGATATAACATTTAGTCTTTTAACCATTTAGACACAAAATGTGCACTGAATGTAACCCCTGTAAACAATATTACAGTATCCATATATCagtaaaaacctgaaaaaatacaaaacgtAGAGCTGTCAGCTCTAAACTACAGCAATAAAGACATACCATTggcctgtaaaataaagaaaatatatatcGTGCAACatcataaatacatatatgtgtCTTTGGCTTTTGAATAAGATTGCACActtaaaatatcagcatttgCATTTACTCAATACTGTAACAAGAACTAAtggctgcttttctttctgaGACTATTTAGTAAATGAGTCCAGTGATGGGAGGCGTGGGAGCAGCCAAAGTGAAAACGCTTCATTCTTGTTTTTTAGTG is drawn from Thunnus thynnus chromosome 20, fThuThy2.1, whole genome shotgun sequence and contains these coding sequences:
- the LOC137171897 gene encoding sarcoplasmic reticulum histidine-rich calcium-binding protein, whose translation is MAPVKGWMVGLLLVLLCPSQAPLSGVVSAQDVANAEEDVHARIVEEAAAEETENAEGDDGAGEEEVAEGGAKEESDDEAESDEQEVEEEDREAEEEEEETTEEEEEETAEEEEEAEETAEEAEEEEEAEETAQVDEDAEEEAEEEEEEVEESADEEAEEEEAAEEDEAEEEEAVEEEEEEEASEDEEEAEEEEEAADEEESADEEEEEHAAEEEEEEEEADEAEATEEDEEEEDADEEAEATAENEEAEEDEETTEEEEEEASEEDDEAAGGEEEADEEQEDAEEEAEDADIAEDEEDEDEPESGDISEEEAVDDMQHFRSGSLCSVCSICEHCSTNCDKCPCEEEDESDHCEHCEECSSCYLCPILCDTICTPGGFVDELTGTIFQTVASLL